A stretch of Arachis hypogaea cultivar Tifrunner chromosome 15, arahy.Tifrunner.gnm2.J5K5, whole genome shotgun sequence DNA encodes these proteins:
- the LOC112747878 gene encoding uncharacterized protein encodes MTKTKFFITDSARIHCCLDLVGRDKKKEFAPTNAAFYSLGADLFLSQLKPEHIARCLGVPSISKPGDVPSILIVNIQIQLYPATVFQTVPTRFSMDVSKDWMDTPRHEKEYQLGVEKFLHFAFSSPGIPQGDEIQCPCAKCCNRLWLRRDVVYDHLICDGFVKGYRRWFNHGESLVAMDVDSDTDEEYNCNDNIDELLRDRFRDTTQVDGHNMGPNEGAKEFYKFVDEASQELYPGCKGFTRLSFTIRLYLLKCLHGWSNASFTSLLELLKEGMPHLNIPTSFDKTKNMVKNLGLDYQKIDACPNDCMLYRKGHENDSSCHVCGTSRYIEHHVEEDDATSSKKPRKVAAKTLRHFPLIPRLQRLFMCTRTVEAMSWHHNERVKDGSLRHPADGESWKAFDSRHEDFAKEPRNVRLGLASDGFNPFRTLSSTHSTWPVVLMVYNLPPWMSMKPDYFMLSLLIPGPQSPGNDIDVFLQPLIEELKELWELGVETYDSKEKKTFNMRACLLWTINDFPAYAMLSGWSTKGKLACPCCNDETSSIYLKHSHKTVYMDHRRFLPMNHPWRHNKRSFNGKTELRSPPQLLDGTTVFHILQGVDNSFGKKQRKAKNGISNWKKRSIFFDLPYWKFNMFRHNLDVMHIEKNIVDSIIGTLLDISGKTKDHAAARFDLKDMGIRKNLQPRDTKDGKRTKLAKACFSMTAAEKTIFCSVLKGAKLPDGSASNIARCVQQTEKKISGYKTHDAHFMLHYLLQVPIKSILPDHVAIALVRLCSFFCRICQKVISIDEVVNLEAEIAETLCQLERIFPPSFFDIMVHLPIHLANEVRLGGPVQYRWMYPVERYMCTLKSYVRNRSRPEGSIAEGYLANECINFCSRYLHEDVQTRFNRVPRNNDECVSDELRTPSLFPSKGCPLGGKMGDLFMLDETSEIQGHSYILNNCDKIEVYMREHEEAVNEYNPRRTKWEKAKDHSQQFSEWFKTRAMKKDVPGWAKGLARGPNRVAKRFSGYVINGYRFHTRHRDARRKTQNSGVTLEALTPSFATVKDKNPIEAKVTYYGRIVDMFELDYYGQFKVVLFKCEWYTVAKDNFGLSYVYFSKKCYQEEPFGLASQVNQCFYVQDPYVSDKHYVMKTIPRDLFRISDDLESDSPIIYAREPCEPEVIPSLPNDNGEVDLVRNDLRATIIDVAPNMFAKQRGEEDEGSEYEYMEDSDSETS; translated from the exons atgacaaaaacaaaatttttcattacTGATAGTGCTAGAATTCATTGTTGCTTGGACTTGGTTGGCAGGGACAAGAAGAAAGAATTTGCGCCAACCAATGCTGCTTTCTATTCCCTTGGAGCAGACCTCTTTCTGTCTCAGCTAAAACCTGAACATATTGCACGCTGTTTAGGAGTTCCTTCTATCAGCAAACCTGGGGATGTTCCTTCTATTCTCATTGTAAATATTCAG ATTCAACTGTATCCTGCGACTGTCTTCCAAACCGTACCTACAAG GTTTTCGATGGATGTGTCCAAGGATTGGATGGATACACCACGTCATGAAAAAGAATATCAACTCGGTGTAGAAAAGTTTTTACACTTTGCTTTTTCATCACCGGGAATTCCTCAAGGGGATGAAATTCAATGCCCATGTGCAAAGTGTTGTAATAGACTTTGGTTAAGGAGAGATGTCGTGTATGACCATCTAATATGCGATGGATTCGTAAAAGGTTATAGGCGGTGGTTTAATCATGGGGAATCACTTGTTGCTATGGATGTTGACAGTGACACAGATGAGGAATATAACTGCAATGATAATATTGATGAGTTGTTACGTGATAGATTTAGAGATACTACACAAGTTGATGGACATAACATGGGGCCTAACGAAGGTgcaaaagaattttataaattcgTAGACGAGGCAAGCCAAGAACTATACCCTGGATGTAAAGGATTCACAAGATTATCCTTTACCATCCGTCTTTACTTGTTAAAATGCTTGCACGGTTGGAGTAATGCGTCGTTCACTTCTCTCTTAGAATTATTGAAAGAAGGAATGCCACATTTGAATATTCCTACTTCTTTTGATAAAACGAAGAATATGGTGAAGAATTTGGGTCTTGACTACCAAAAGATCGATGCATGTCCCAATGATTGCATGTTGTATCGGAAAGGGCATGAGAATGACTCATCTTGCCATGTCTGTGGAACATCCCGTTATATTGAGCATCATGTAGAAGAGGACGATGCTACCTCATCTAAAAAGCCTCGTAAAGTTGCTGCAAAAACTCTAAGGCATTTCCCCCTGATTCCCAGACTTCAAAGGCTTTTTATGTGCACAAGGACGGTTGAAGCTATGTCTTGGCATCATAATGAACGTGTTAAAGATGGGTCGTTAAGGCATCCTGCCGATGGTGAATCTTGGAAAGCATTTGACAGTCGACATGAAGATTTTGCAAAGGAGCCTCGTAATGTGAGACTTGGCTTAGCAAGCGACGGATTCAATCCGTTTCGAACTTTGAGTAGTACACATAGTACATGGCCTGTTGTTCTGATGGTGTATAATCTACCCCCTTGGATGAGCATGAAGCCTGATTATTTTATGCTCTCTTTACTCATTCCTGGCCCACAATCACCTGGAAATGATATTGATGTCTTTCTTCAACCACTaattgaagaattaaaagaattGTGGGAGTTAGGTGTCGAAACATATGATTCCAAAGAGAAAAAAACATTCAACATGAGAGCATGTCTTTTATGGACAATTAACGACTTCCCTGCGTATGCTATGTTATCTGGGTGGAGTACAAAGGGAAAATTGGCTTGTCCATGTTGTAATGATGAGACTTCTTCTATATATCTGAAACATAGCCACAAGACTGTTTATATGGATCATCGAAGGTTTTTACCCATGAACCATCCATGGAGACATAATAAAAGATCTTTCAATGGGAAAACTGAACTTAGGTCTCCACCGCAGTTGTTAGATGGAACAACTGTATTTCATATATTGCAAGGGGTAGATAATTCTTTTGGGAAGAAGCAAAGGAAAGCAAAGAATGGCATTTCAAATTGGAAAAAGCGATCAATCTTTTTTGATTTACCATATTGGAAGTTCAACATGTTTAGACACAACCTTGAtgtcatgcacatagagaagaatatAGTTGATAGCATAATTGGAACGCTTTTGGATATTTCTGGAAAGACAAAAGATCATGCAGCTGCGCGTTTTGACCTTAAAGACATGGGTATCAGGAAAAATCTTCAACCAAGAGATACGAAAGATGGTAAAAGAACTAAGTTAGCAAAGGCATGCTTCTCAATGACTGCAGCAGAGAAAACAATCTTTTGTAGTGTGTTAAAAGGGGCAAAATTACCAGACGGCAGCGCTTCCAATATCGCTCGATGTGTGCAGCAAACGGAAAAGAAGATTTCTGGTTACAAGACCCATGATGCTCATTTCATGTTACATTACTTGTTGCAAGTACCGATCAAGAGCATACTTCCTGACCATGTTGCCATCGCTTTAGTTCGATTATGTTCATTTTTTTGCCGGATATGTCAGAAGGTAATTAGCATAGATGAGGTAGTTAACTTAGAAGCAGAGATTGCTGAGACATTATGCCAATTGGAGAGGATTTTTCCTCCAAGCTTTTTTGACATAATGGTGCACTTGCCTATCCATTTGGCAAATGAAGTGAGGTTAGGTGGTCCAGTTCAATATCGTTGGATGTACCCTGTTGAACGATATATGTGCACACTAAAATCATATGTTCGTAACAGAAGTCGTCCAGAAGGATCCATTGCTGAAGGATATTTGGCGAATGAGTGTATTAATTTTTGCTCAAGATATTTGCATGAAGATGTCCAGACAAGATTCAACAGAGTCCCTCGAAACAATGATGAGTGTGTTTCAGATGAGCTGCGAACTCCGAGTTTGTTTCCAAGCAAAGGATGTCCTTTGGGTGGAAAAATGGGAGATTTGTTCATGTTAGATGAAACATCAGAAATACAAGGTCATTCATACATCCTAAACAATTGTGATAAGATCGAAGTCTACATGAG AGAGCATGAGGAGGCAGTAAATGAGTACAATCCACGaagaacaaagtgggagaaagccAAAGACCATAGTCAACAGTTCTCAGAATGGTTTAAAACTCGTGCCATGAAAAAGGATGTGCCTGGTTGGGCAAAAGGGTTGGCTAGGGGTCCAAATAGAGTTGCAAAAAGATTTTCAGGTTATGTTATCAATGGGTATAGGTTTCATACAAGGCACCGTGATGCGAGACGTAAAACCCAAAATAGTGGTGTCACATTGGAGGCATTGACTCCTAGTTTTGCTACTGTGAAAGATAAGAACCCAATTGAAGCCAAAGTAACCTACTATGGTAGAATAGTTGATATGTTTGAATTAGATTATTATGGCCAATTTAAGGTAGTCCTGTTTAAGTGTGAGTGGTATACAGTTGCAAAAGACAACTTTGGTCTCTCATATGTGTATTTCAGTAAGAAatgctaccaagaagaaccatttGGGCTAGCATCCCAAGTAAACCAATGCTTTTATGTGCAAGACCCATATGTGAGTGACAAACACTATGTTATGAAAACAATTCCAAGAGATTTATTTAGGATAAGTGATGACCTTGAGTCTGATTCCCCCATAATATATGCAAGGGAGCCATGTGAACCTGAAGTGATTCCCAGTCTCCCAAATGATAATGGCGAAGTTGATCTAGTGAGGAATGATCTACGAGCAACCATTATAGATGTGGCTCCAAATATGTTTGCCAAACAACGTGGTGAGGAAGATGAGGGGAGTGAATACGAGTACATGGAGGACTCTGATTCTGAAACATCTTGA